The DNA window CCACGTCTCCCGGCATCACCAACGCGCTGTGCCTGAAGCTGGACAAGCGCCTGTCCGCGCTGTCGAAGCGCCTGGGCTTCACGTACACGCGCTACGCGGACGACCTCACCTTCTCGTGGACGAAGGCGAAGCAGCCCAAGGCCCGCCGCGCCCAGGGCGCCCCGGTGGCGGTGTTGCTGACCCGCGTGAAGGACGTGGTGGAGGCCGAGGGCTTCCGCCTGCACCCCGAGAAGACGCGCGTGAGCCGCAAGGGCACGCGTCAGCAGGTGACGGGGCTGGTGGTGAACCAGGCCCGCAACGGAGTGCCCGCCGCGCGAGTCCCCCGCGATGTGGTGCGCCGCCTGCGCGCCGCCATCCACAACCGGGAGCAGGGCAAGCCCGGCCGCGAGGGCGAGTCGCTCGAGCAGCTCAAGGGCATGGCCGCCTTCGTCTACATGACGGACGCCGCCAAGGGCCGCGCGTTCCTCGAGAGCCTGGAGCGGCTCGAGGCCCGCGAGAAGCCGGACGCCCCGAAGGTCGCCTGACCCACCGCCACGCCTCAGGGCGTGGCCGTCTCCTCCAGCAACGCGGCGTCGAAGAAGGCCCGGAGCCTGCGCGGATACTCCGTGGGCTCCACGGTGCTGAAGCCGCCATGGCTCGCCCCCTGGATGCGCCACGTCTGGGCGTACTCGCGCACGTGCGCGAAGAGCTCATCCGCGAGCGGCTGTCCGGACTCCTCCGAGCCCATGACGATGAACAAGGGCCGGGGCCGGACGTGGTCCACCGCGTCGATGGTGCGCACCTCCTCGAGCGCGATGTCCCGTCGCCAGAACGGCACCAGCGCGGCGGACTGGGTGAGGAAGCCGAAGCGCCGGAAGTCATACGCCGCCGCCAGCCACAGCGTGTTGAACGGCGACAGCAGCACCACCGCGCGAACCTCGGAGTCCTTCGCGGCGACCTCCGCCACCGCCGCCGAGCCGATGGAGAACCCCAGCGCCGCCACCCGCTTCGGGTCCACGTCCGGGCGAGCCCGCACGAACTCGAGCGCGGCCTTCACGTCCAGCCGCTCACGGTCTCCCCAGGTGGAGAACTCACCCTGGCTTTCTCCATGGGCGCGCAGGTCGAAGAGCAACACGCCATAGCCCGCGTCCGCGAGGATGCGCGCTTCGGGCAACAGGTCCGCGCGTGTCTGTGAAAGGCCGTGAGCCATCACCACGGCGGCGCGGTTGCGCGAGGGCACATACCAGCCACGCAATTCCAGCCCATCCGAGGTGAACAGCCGCACATCCTGCGCCTGTGCGAAGTCCGCGGGCTTCGCCGGTGGCGTCCTCGGGTAGTGGAAGTACGCCTCCGAGTGCCGATACGCCCGAGCGAACAAGCCCCCGGAGACGAGTACACCCAACCCCACCACGGCCACGAAGACTCGCTTCCACTTCATGAAACAGAGCCACCTTCCCCGGGTCATTCACGCCCGGCTGCTTCTGCCCCACGCGAGTCACTCGCGACATGGGGGCGCGTCCATGGTCAATCTCGCGCGGCACAGTTTACACTGAGGACACTTGAACTCGCGGTGAGACACGCCGCGCACCACCTTTGCATTTGCAGGGATGCTGTGAGCACGTCCAAGACGATTTTCGATGCGGTGGTGGTGGGCTCCGGAGCGTGTGGTGGGTGGGCGGCCAAGCAGCTCACGGAAGCGGGCCTGAATGTCCTCGTGCTGGAGGCGGGCCGCAGTGAGCGCTCGGACCGGCTGCTCTGGCTGTGGCACCGCATCCGGCAGAAGTTGCTGGGCTATCGCGCGGAGTCGGATGACTCACGCAAGCAGCGGCAGTCGGTGCAATCCACCACCTTCGCGTGGCCCTTCCATCCCCACGCCTTCGTGGATGACGTCGACAATCCCTACACCACGCCGAAGGACGCGCCCTTCGCGTGGATTCGCGCGCGGCAGGTCGGCGGGCGCACGTCCGTGAAGGCGCACGGCCGCCAGTTCTATCGGCTGTCTGATTTCAACTTCAAGGCAGGCAGCCGCGACGGACAAGGGCCGGACTGGCCGCTCACCCTCGAGGACCTCCGGCCGCACTACGAGACCGTGGAGCGGTGGATGGGCATCCACGGCAACGCGGATGGGCTGGACACGCTGCCCGACTCCATCTTCGCCTCGCACATCCCGATGAACCCCGCCGAGCAACGGCTGAAGGAGCGCGTCGAGCGCCGCTGGCCGGAGCGCCGCGTGGTGGTCCGCCGCACCGCCTCCGCGCCCGTCACCATCCCCGCGGCGCTGAAGACGGGCCGCCTCACCCTGCGCACCCACGCGGTGGTGAACCAGGTGCTCCACGACGCGAAGACGGGCCGGGCCTCGGGCGTCAGCTACGTCGACACGAAGACGGGGAAGACGCTGGAGGCCCACGGCCGCGTGGTGGTGCTCGCCGCGGGGACCATCGAGACCACGCGCCTGCTCCTGCACTCGACGAGCGCGGCGTTCCCCGACGGCCTGGGCAACTCCTCGGGGCAGCTAGGCCGCAACCTGATGGACCACACGTACCTGCTCGGCATCGAGGCGCGGATGAACCTGCCCCCCGAGCAGCAGCGCGCCGAGCAGAGCTGGGCGTACATCCCCCAGTTCCGCAACGTCACCGCCCAGGAGGACGGCTTCGCGCGAGGCTATGGCGTGCAGGTCTTCACCTTCGCGGACACGTGTCACTTCGTGCCCTTCGGGGAGATGGTGCCGCGCGCGGGCAACCGCGTGACGTTGAGCGCCACGGTGAAGGACCGCTGGGGGATTCCGGCGGCGCACATCGACTGCCGTCACTCGGACAACGAGCTGAAGATGTCCGCGGATGCCGTGGCGTCGTGCCAGGAGATGATGAAGGAAGCGGGCTTCACGGTGGAGAAGGTGAACGACGCGCTCTCCACGCCGGGCATGGCCATCCACGAGGTGGGCACCGCGCGCATGGGCTCGGACCCGAAGACGTCCGTGCTCAACCCGTGGAACCAGAGCTGGGACGTGTCCAACCTCTACGTCATGGACGGCGCCAGCTTCCCCTCACAGGGACCGCAGAACCCCACGCTGACCATGATGGCGCTCGCCGTACGAGCCAGCGCCCACATCGTCAGCGAGCTCAAGGCGGGCAGGCTCTAGCCTCCACCGCCCGGGCGGCCACCGCGTCACCTCCTCACGCGGGGCCGCCCATCCAACACCTCAAGCGCCGGGCTTGGGGGTGCCCTTGTTGTTCGGAGGGGTGGGCTTCTCGCGCAAGCTGAGTCGCGAGCTCCACATCGCGGGCGTCACGACCACGATGAGCAGCGTCAACAGCACGGTTCCAATCATCAGCTCCCAAATCATGTCCATGGTGTCACCTGTCGAGGCAAAGGGTTCAGGGATGCGTTTGTGAATCCGGGGGATGCGTGAGGAGTGCCAACCGGGCGGCTCGGCCCCGGCGGGCGAAGCGAGTCAGCGGGCGCGCACGTCAATCAGGGCCATCATTCCGGCCTCGGCGTGCTCGAGGATGTGGCAGTGCACCATCCACGAGCCCACGTCGGTGGGGACCATGGCGATGTCCACCGTCTCGCGTCCGCGGATGAGCACGGTGTCTCGGAAGAACGGCTCATCCACGGGCACGCCGTTGCGAGCGAGCAGCCGGAAGAACATCCCGTGGTGGTGGATGGGATGCAGCCGGGCCGACTCGTTGACGTAGCGCAGCCGATAGAACTGGCCCTGCGTCAGCGTGAGAATCGGCTCTTCGTGGTGGTGCTGCGCATGGTCGACGAACGCCTTGCCGTCGATGGTCCACTCGATGCCGAGCGGGCCACCCCCGCGAGCGTTCAACCGGAAGGTGTGGTGCTCCGGCACCTCCAGGCCCGTCTTCCATGCGGGGACATGAGCGCGAGCGGGAGACTCGAACGAGGGAGGCTCCACGGGCTCGCCCTCGATGACGATGTCCGCCAGCGAATTGGGACGCCGTGAGGAGAACCGGTCCACGACGGTGAAGGGCGCGGCCAGGCTCTGGTTGAAGGTGATGTCCAGGTCGATGCGGTTGCCGGGTGCCAGCTCGATGCCCGTGGGGTCGATGGGCTCGCGCAGATACATCCCATCCACGGCGATGAGCTTCGCGGCCAGCCCCGAGAAGTCCGGCATCACCACGCGCCCGTTCGACGAGTTGAGCATGCGCAAGCGGATGCGCTCACCCGGGCGCACGCTCAGCACCTCGCGAGAGCGCCCGTTCACCGTGATGACGTTGCCCCACCGTCCATCGTGAGACAGGTCATGGCGCGTGTTGAAGCGCGGGTCCACCTGCCCCGTCTGGTCGAGCAGCCAGTCGTCCACCACCCACATCACGTCGCGGCTGTAGGGCGGAGGGTTGGCGTCCTCGACGATGAGCACGCCGTACAGCCCGCGCTCCACCTGCTCGCTGCCGCGCACGTGCGGATGGAACCAGTACGTGCCCGCGTCCTTGGGAGTGAACTCGTAGACGAACGTCCCCCCGGGCTTCACCGGCGGCTGGGTGGCATTCGGCACTCCGTCCATGGCGTTGGGCAGACGCACGCCGTGCCAGTGGATGGTGGTCTCCTGAGGGAGCTTGTTGGAGAAGCGGACTCGCAGCGTCTCGCCCAGGCGGATGCGGAGCTGCGGGCCCGGCACCTGGCCGTTGTAGGCCCAGACGCGCAGGCGGCGTCCGTCCACGAGCTCGACCTCGGTGGGCTCGGCGACGATGTCGAACGAGCGGACCTTCCCGTTGGGGCGCGCCTCCAGCGGATAGGCGCCCGTGAACTCACGCAGCGCTGTCTGCGTGGCGCGGGGAGACTCGGCCGCTCCCTGCTTCGAGCAGGAGGTGGCGGCCGTGATGAACAGCAGCGGAAGGGCGATACGACGTGCGCCAGCCACGAGGGCTCGCACGCACCAGGAAGAAGTCCACACGTTGTCAGGCTCCAGGCAGGAGTCAGCGGCTGGCCGGAGCGATGACGCGCGCACCCGGCCCCTCAAGGCGTCCTGGAGGCGTCGGCATCACGGCCACGGTGCGCGGGGCACACCGAGGACATGCGCGTCGCCTCGCGCACGGGGACACGGCCTGACGACACCTCGAGACAACGGCCCCGAGGAGACGGCATGGCTCGGCCCGCGCGCCGGAGCGCTCAGATGAGCAGCGTGCGGATGCGAAGGAAGACAGGGGGCCCCTGCGCGTGGGGGACATCCCAGAGCGCGAGCGACCGCTGAGGGCCGAACTCGGGCGCCTTGGCGTGGAGCCAGGCGGCCGGCGGCAGCGCTGGAGGCGCGGCGAGGAAGGGGCTGTAGCTGGAGAGGCTCGCCTCGGTGGGCGCGGGCAGGTCCCAGTGGGGCTCGTCACAGCAGTCCGACTGGAACGCGGGCTGCTTCCCCTGGGTGTCGTCCGCCGCGTGTGCCTCCGTGTGGGGGCACTCGCACTTGGACGAGCGTCGCTGGACCTGTCGCTCGCAGTAGTGCCCCAGCCCGGCCACACCGCTGGCGACGACCTGCCAGCCGAGCAGCAGCGCGAGCGTGAGAAGGCGCGACAGTCCAGACACGATGGCTCGGGTATACGCCGCGTCCGTCCCCGCCGCAACGCACGCGAACCGGGAGGGCCGTGCGCCGCTGACAGGCGCCATTCGAGAACCTCGGGCTAGAGCCGGGTGCCTCGTCCGCCCAGCGCCGCGCCGACCAGGAGGAGCACCGCCAGCACCAGCGCCACCGGGCCCAGCCAGTTGCCCCACACCAAGGCAAGCGAGGGGCGCACCTGCGCCGAGGGCACCCGCATGACCCGAGCCCCCCGCTGGTCATCCCCGATGTCGGTGAGCACCTCCCCGGAGGCATCGATGAGCGCGGAGACACCGGAGTTCGTCACGCGCACCTGCGGCCGGCGCGTCTCGATGCTGCGGAAGATGGCGTGGGTGAGGTGGAGCCCCGGCCCCCGAGTGCCCGCGAACCACGAGTCATTCGACAGCGTGAGCAGCAGGTCCGCGTCCTGTCGGGCCTCCTCCGCGACATACGAGGGGAAGAGGGTGTCGTAGCAGATGAGCGGCGCGACGCGGAGCATCCGCCCATCCCGTCGCCGCAGCGCCACCGTCCGAGGCCCGGGGCCTGGCGTCCAGCGCCCCGTCCAGGGAAGCCACGCGCGAAGATGTTCCGAGTCGATGGCCTCGGGCACCCACTCCGTCAATGGGAAGAGCTTGGACTTGCGATACACCGCGCGCTCAGGTGCACCGCCCTCCCCCGCCGAGGGAGACAGGAACATGGCGGCGTTGAACTCGCGCCCGTCCTCCACGTCGTAGGAGCCGAAGATGAGCGGCACGGCGCGAGCGGAGACATAGCCCGCAATCTCCGCGTCGAGCTCCGCGCCCGCCTCGCTCTTGGGCACACCGAAGGGCGTCGGGTACACCGTCTCGGGCCAGACGAGCACATCGAGCGGAGCCTCGCGCAGCAGCCCATCCGACAGGGCGTAGTGCGTATCGAGCACCATCCGTACCACTTCGTACGCGCCCCGCTCCGCCTTGAGCTTCTCGTAGTTCGTGATGTTGGCCTGCACCGCGCCCACCACCAGCAACGGCTCCGCGTGTGTCGCCGCGCGAAGCTCGTGAAGCCGGACGGCGCCATAGCCCATCAACGCCAGGACGATGGCCCCGGCCGCGAGCAACCGACGCAGCGCGAACGAAGCCCCTCGTCGGCGAAACGCATTCACCGCCGCGAGCAGACACTCATTGACGAGCAACAACACGAGCGTGAGCCCCGGCGCCCCCGCGAGGTCCGCGCCCTGGCGCAGCCGCTCCGAATACACGAGCGCCTGTCCCAACGTGTCCGCGAAGGGCTTGGGCGCCAGCCACTCCACGCCCACGAACACCAACACGCTCGCCATGGGGGGAAGCCACGCGGCCCTCGTCCCCACCGCGCGCCGGGCCAGGTGCCGCGCGAGCGCGGTGACAGGGAACTGAAGCTGGAACACGGGCGCCGTGAGCAGCAACAGCATCCAGCACAACCAGACCGGCGCCCCCGAATAGGAATGCAGGGCCCTCGGGAACCACGAGAAGACGACCGCGGTGAACGTGGCGCTGAGCACCCCACCGAGCACCAGCGCCTCCCGCGAGGTCCGCGCCTGGTCCACCGACGCGAGCCACGGCACCAACGCCACCCAGCCCAGCACGGTCCACGGAGCCTGAAGCAGCGAGAACGCCCACAGCGCCAAGGTGGTGGCGGCCATGGCGCACACCCAGCCCACGAAGCGAGCCGAGCCCGAGCCCGAAGGCGAAACCTCCACCAGCCGGCTCACGCTCAAGGAGCGTCCTTGGACTCGTCCGACTTGGGCAGCTCCAGCATCCGCAAGGGCATGCCCGGAGGCGCCAGCTCCTCGGGCACCACGCGATTCTCTGGGATGGGGATGGGCTGGCCATTCGCATCCACCGGTTTGTGGTCCGGGTGGAACATGAGGATGGCCTCGACGCGCTCACCCTCGTCCGTGGACTGGTAGTGGCGCACGTAGCCCGGAGGCAGCTCGAAGTCCTCCGGCACGACGATGCCCACCTTGAGGGGCTTCGTGCCGCGTTGATAGAGCTGAAGCCCCGTGCGCTCGGCCGGCGGCGGCATGTCTGACTCCGGCTGGGCGGGAGGCACGCCCTCCGCGACAGGCGGAGACGGAACCACCGGCTGCAAGGTGGCGCGCGGCGGCGCCGTGGGAGCCCGAGCCACCACCGGCGCGGGCGCGACGACGGGCGGCGGCGACTCGACGAAGGGCGACTCCTCCACCCCCACGTCCGAGTGGCTCCACCACACGCTCAACACGACACACAGGGCGGTGAAGATGAGCGCACCACCCACCAGCCAGCGCGCGGCCCCACCTCCCGAGGAAGGGCGCGGCGCGGCCACATGGGTGACGCCGTCTGGGTCGACGCGCCGTTCTGAAGATGAGTGCTGCGGCCGCATGCTCGCCGGGAGACCTCCGCGCTGCGTATGCTACGGACACCCTCTCGCCGAGGCAAACGCAGCCACCACATCGGCAACCGCTCTCCCTCCTCGCGCCATGAGCACTCTCTCCGTCTACAGCCTCCCTCTCAGCGAGCCCCTCCCTCCCGCCGTCGCGGAGGACTCGCGCTTCAGGCTCCACGCCTGGACACCCGCGCGACGCGCCGTGGCGATGCTCGCGCAGGCCGTGGCCCTGGGCAGCCTGCTCTTCTTCATCGGCTGGTTGGTGAAGGACATCCTCGCGGGAGAGCAGACGCTCACCCCGGAGCCGCTCGTGCTCGGGCTCCTCGCGGGTGTGGGCGGTCCCCTGCTGCTCGTGGCGGTGCTGCGCTTCCTCGCCCGGGCCACGCTGGAAGTGGGCGCCACGGACGTGACGCTCATCCTGCGCACGCGCGCGATGATGGAGATTCCCTTCCACACCGTGGCGTCGGTGCGCCCGTGGCGTCTGCCGCTGCCCGGGCCGGGACTGGTGCTGCGGCTGACATCGGGGCGGGAGCTCGACTACGGCCTGGAAGCCGAGGACGCGGTGCCGCTGCTCGAGGTGCTGCGCCGTCACGAGGCCACCCTGGGAGACGCGGCCTCACATCCGGTGCTGCGCTATGGACAGGCGCGCAAGGCGCTGTGGCGCAAGCGCTGGTACCACCTGCTCCTCAAGCTCGTGGTGTTTCCGCTGGTGCCCGCGGGCATCTTCTTCCGAGCCCATCAGTACATCGCCTTCGGCGGCGCGTTCGGCGAGTACCACCTGCTCGGCCTCGAGGCGTATCTGCGCACGTTCGGCCGCTATTACGCGCCGGTGGCGCTGAGCCTGTTGCTCATCGCGTGCCTCTGGCGCGGGGTGGCGGAGCTGGTGTCGCTCGCGGCGGCCTGGGCGGCGCCCTCGTGGACGCGCGGCGTGCGGCGGAGCGTCGAGTGGCTCGGACGGCTCATCTACTACGTGGGCATCCTCACCTTCACCGCGATGCGCTTCCTCGCCTAGAACGGACAAGGCCCCCAGCTCTCGAGGAGAACCAGGGGCCCTGGATGCGGCTCACATCACGGCGTGGAGGGGTTGAAGCGCGTGCCTTCCCAGCCCATGCGCTCGTGGCCGGTCTTGTTCCACTCGGGGTTCTTCCCGTTGACGACCTGGCCATCGGTGAACTGGGGCGCGCCCGTGCCGGAGCCCGAGCCCGAGAAGATGTTCACGCCGATGGTGGTGCCGAAGTACGTCGGGTGGGTGTTGTCCGACTGGATGTAGTCGTAGCTGGTGCTGGAGCTGACGAAGTGCGTGTTCGCATCGCGCAGCGTGCCGCGCAGCGCGCCGGTGATGCGAGCCACGTACGCGTCCTCGGTCTCACCGGAGACGTAGCGCAGGGCCTCGGAGTCCACCTGGCCGTCGCCGTTGGAGTCGTAGTCGGCGGCCATCATCTCCGCGAACGAGTCCGCGCACTTGAAGCCGTACTTGTCCGCCAGGTTGCAGGTGCGCCAGTTGCTGCGCACCAGCAGCGGGAGGAACTTCACCTGCTTGTTGATGGAGGCGCCCGTCCCGGCGTCCTTGCAGCCCGTCTGGACATTGTCCGCGTCGAAGCCGGGGTAGTAGATGTTGGAGACAATCTTGACCTTGGCCGTCGTCGCGTACTGGTTGATGGCCTGCATGGCCCTCTCCGTGTACGTGGTACAGGCCGCCAGCGCCGCCTCCAGGCCGCTGTAGTTACAGGTCCCCGTCTGGTCGGAGAACGCGCTGCGCGCCTGGAGATAGTCATTGCCGCACATCTCGAACATCACGACGCGCGTGTTGGCCGCCTGCATGTACGAGCGCTCGGAGACAATCTTGTTGTTGTAGATGTCGTCCGCGCGCGCGCCGGACTTCGTGCGGCGGATGACCTCCATGTCCGTGTTCCAGATTTTCGCCAGGTACTCACCCTGCACCACCGGAGCCGCGCGGCGGGCCACGCTGGTCAGCCCTCCGTTGTAGCCCGCATAGATGGAGTCGCCGTACGCCACGATGCGGTACTTCGTCGTGGACGTGGACCGGTCGATGGTCCACGACGTGTTCTGGTTGATGGTGCTCGCCATCGCGCTACCACTCACCGCGCCAGCCGCGACCACAGCGGCCAAGGACAGCCCATTGCGACGGAAGGACATGCCCGCTCTCTTTTCTTCCCACTGGGGGGATGTAGGGGAAGCCGGCACGCTACACGGCGTCGATTCGCGAATCACCCGCAAACTGGAATAACGCGCACAGTCAGAATTCGAGGAAGGCTTGAAACCCTGTATGACGCGACCTTGAGGTGTCTTGTTTTTGACGCATCGCGACGCGTGACGCGATGTTTCATGATGTCTCAAAAGTCCGGAAGGGAGGCCTGAGTGCGGTGGACGGGGAGTGCGCGGGTGTTGGCGCAGTGGTTGGTGTTGGGGGCGGTGGTGGGGGTGGTGTGCGGGGTGGCGTCGGCGGGGTTCCTGTGGCTGCTGGAGGAGGCGACGCGGCTCCGGGTGAGCAACCCGGCGCTCGTGTACGCGCTGCCCTTGGCGGGGTGGGTGTTGGGGGCGGTGTACGCGAAGTGGGGAGGGCCGGTGCGAGGGGGCAACAACCTGGTGCTCGACACGGTGCACACGGGGGATGCGCAGGTGCCGTTGCGGATGGCGCCGATGGTGTTGGTGGGGACGGTGTTGACGCACCTGTTTGGAGGCAGTGCGGGGCGGGAGGGGACGGCGGTGCAGATGGGTGGGAGCCTGGCGGACTGGATTGCGCACCGGTTCCGGGTGGGGCCGGACTTGAGGCGGGAGCTGTTGGCGGCGGGAATCGCGGGGGGCTTCGGTTCGGTGTTCGGGACGCCGGTGGCGGGGGCGGTGTTCGGGTTGGAGGTCGTGGTGGTGGGGCGGCTGGGCTACGAGGCGCTGCTGCCGGCGCTGGTGGCGTCGGTGGTGGGGGATTTGGTGACGCGGGGGTTGGGGATTCACCACACGGTGTATCCAGTGCCTGGGGCGTTGCCGTTGACGGTGCCGGTGGTGGGGAAGTGGTTGGTGTTCGCGGTGGGGGTGGCGGTGGTGGCGGTGTTGTTCGTGGAGGGGATGCACCGGCTGAAGGGGGTGTTGGAGCGGCGGGTGCCGTGGTTGCCGCTGCGGATGGCGATGGGTGGCACGGCGGTGGTGCTGTTGTGGCTGTGGGTGGGGACGGACGCGTATCTGGGGTTGGGGGTGCCGGGGATATTGCGAGCGTTCCAGGACCCGGCGCTGCCGGTGTCGGCGTTCGCGTGGAAGCTGGTGTTCACGGTGGTGACGTTGGGAGCGGGGTTCCTCGGGGGCGAGGTGACGCCGCTGTTCTTCATGGGCGCCAGCCTGGGGAACGTGTTGGCGCGGGGGCTCGGGTTGCCCGTGGACCTGGGGGCCGCGGTGGGGATGGCGGCGCTGTTCGCGGCGGCGGCGAATACGCCGCTCGCGTTGTCCATCATGGCGGTGGAGCTGGTGGGCGCGGGGGTGCTCCCGCACGTGATGATTGTGGCGACGGTGGCGTATCTACTGACGGGGCACCGCGGGATTTATCCGGCGCAACGGATTGGGCGTAGCAAGCACGGTGGGCCGCTGCTCGCGCGGTGGGTGCCGTTGCGGGAGATGGAGGAGGCCCGGGAGAAGCCCGGGCCCCGTGGGTCAGTAGGGCCGGAGAATCACGGCTCCGGGTAGTGGAAGACGCGGCCATCGTCTCCTACGATCCAGAACTCACTTCCTGTTGGGTTCATCGAGAGGCCGTACAGCGCCACTTCCGCCGCGAATGGCAGCACCGGCTCCCTGGCCCACCCAAATGGCGTAAACCGTCGCAGCCTCCCCGTCGTGCTCGCATCCACCATGTAGCACTGCTCGTTCCCCGGACTCTGCGGGTTGGCCCTGTCATACCTCATCGCCACGCTGGTGAAGTCGGAGGTCGAGTCCGGCGCTGGAGCCGCCACTCGGGTCCAGGTCGTCCCACCCGACCAGCGCCACACATGCCCCTCGTCGCCTACCGCGCACGCCTTGTTCTCTTCCCCAATCCACACCGCCTTCGCGAAATTAGCCTGGGCGTCGGAGTTGACGGAATGGAGCGTGACGGTGCCTCCACCAGTTGCACCGTTGTAGGAGCGCGCCCTGTTCTGCGTGCTGTTCACCGTGCCGCCCACCGTGAGGAGGAAATCCTCTCGCAATGAGTGGAGGCCATAGTGACGAACAGTACCTACGGCCGGGTCATGCAGAATAGAAAATGGATTAGGGCCCAACGTCCACTTGATGAGCCGTCCACCCACGTCTGTGAGATAGAGATATTGCGTTTGCCCCCCCGCCTCGAAGCCTACAATCCCTGTAATGGTCAGGGAGGGTTGCCCAGCGACCCGAGGAGGCGTGGTATCTGGAAAACAAGTGTGGTCCTCGGCTCCGTTGTGCAGGGCAATCCTCCCCTCTCGCCCTCCGAGGAATACTCGGCCTAGCGAGTCCACCCAGGACACCGTCCAATCATTGTTGCCACAGTTGTTCGGGTGGAAGACGTTTCCCGCGGGCGGAGCCGGAGTCGCCGAATCCCCATAGCTGAAGCTTTCGAATCTCAGATTCGCTGCTCGCTTCACCGCCAGCTTCCCCCCGGTCCCCGCAATCCAGACGGGATATCCGCCCACCGTCGTCGACACCGTCTTCATCGACACCGTCTTCCAATCACGGCTATTCGACGTCACAAAGTGGTCCGTCACCTGCTTCAGCGTGCCACCACACGTCGACGGTTCGTCAGCAATCCCGTTGGTGCAGTTGTTGTCGATGGCGTCACACAATTCTGGCGCTCCCCCAAACGTCGTGGGGTCCGCCTCATCGCAGTCCGTGTGCCGGTTTTCCACATGCCCCTGTGGAATCGACTGCCCCTCGCAAACGTCCACCGCCGCCACCGGCGCCCCATCTTGGTCCCCATCCGCGTCCGGATAGAACTTCCTCGGAGGCAGCGCGCTGCACGCCACCCCATCCCCCGCTTGATTGCAGACCTTGGTTCCCGTGCATCCCTGGTTTGTGCAGGCCTCTCCC is part of the Myxococcus landrumus genome and encodes:
- a CDS encoding alpha/beta hydrolase; the encoded protein is MKWKRVFVAVVGLGVLVSGGLFARAYRHSEAYFHYPRTPPAKPADFAQAQDVRLFTSDGLELRGWYVPSRNRAAVVMAHGLSQTRADLLPEARILADAGYGVLLFDLRAHGESQGEFSTWGDRERLDVKAALEFVRARPDVDPKRVAALGFSIGSAAVAEVAAKDSEVRAVVLLSPFNTLWLAAAYDFRRFGFLTQSAALVPFWRRDIALEEVRTIDAVDHVRPRPLFIVMGSEESGQPLADELFAHVREYAQTWRIQGASHGGFSTVEPTEYPRRLRAFFDAALLEETATP
- a CDS encoding GMC family oxidoreductase — translated: MSTSKTIFDAVVVGSGACGGWAAKQLTEAGLNVLVLEAGRSERSDRLLWLWHRIRQKLLGYRAESDDSRKQRQSVQSTTFAWPFHPHAFVDDVDNPYTTPKDAPFAWIRARQVGGRTSVKAHGRQFYRLSDFNFKAGSRDGQGPDWPLTLEDLRPHYETVERWMGIHGNADGLDTLPDSIFASHIPMNPAEQRLKERVERRWPERRVVVRRTASAPVTIPAALKTGRLTLRTHAVVNQVLHDAKTGRASGVSYVDTKTGKTLEAHGRVVVLAAGTIETTRLLLHSTSAAFPDGLGNSSGQLGRNLMDHTYLLGIEARMNLPPEQQRAEQSWAYIPQFRNVTAQEDGFARGYGVQVFTFADTCHFVPFGEMVPRAGNRVTLSATVKDRWGIPAAHIDCRHSDNELKMSADAVASCQEMMKEAGFTVEKVNDALSTPGMAIHEVGTARMGSDPKTSVLNPWNQSWDVSNLYVMDGASFPSQGPQNPTLTMMALAVRASAHIVSELKAGRL
- a CDS encoding multicopper oxidase family protein, whose product is MWTSSWCVRALVAGARRIALPLLFITAATSCSKQGAAESPRATQTALREFTGAYPLEARPNGKVRSFDIVAEPTEVELVDGRRLRVWAYNGQVPGPQLRIRLGETLRVRFSNKLPQETTIHWHGVRLPNAMDGVPNATQPPVKPGGTFVYEFTPKDAGTYWFHPHVRGSEQVERGLYGVLIVEDANPPPYSRDVMWVVDDWLLDQTGQVDPRFNTRHDLSHDGRWGNVITVNGRSREVLSVRPGERIRLRMLNSSNGRVVMPDFSGLAAKLIAVDGMYLREPIDPTGIELAPGNRIDLDITFNQSLAAPFTVVDRFSSRRPNSLADIVIEGEPVEPPSFESPARAHVPAWKTGLEVPEHHTFRLNARGGGPLGIEWTIDGKAFVDHAQHHHEEPILTLTQGQFYRLRYVNESARLHPIHHHGMFFRLLARNGVPVDEPFFRDTVLIRGRETVDIAMVPTDVGSWMVHCHILEHAEAGMMALIDVRAR
- the lnt gene encoding apolipoprotein N-acyltransferase is translated as MAATTLALWAFSLLQAPWTVLGWVALVPWLASVDQARTSREALVLGGVLSATFTAVVFSWFPRALHSYSGAPVWLCWMLLLLTAPVFQLQFPVTALARHLARRAVGTRAAWLPPMASVLVFVGVEWLAPKPFADTLGQALVYSERLRQGADLAGAPGLTLVLLLVNECLLAAVNAFRRRGASFALRRLLAAGAIVLALMGYGAVRLHELRAATHAEPLLVVGAVQANITNYEKLKAERGAYEVVRMVLDTHYALSDGLLREAPLDVLVWPETVYPTPFGVPKSEAGAELDAEIAGYVSARAVPLIFGSYDVEDGREFNAAMFLSPSAGEGGAPERAVYRKSKLFPLTEWVPEAIDSEHLRAWLPWTGRWTPGPGPRTVALRRRDGRMLRVAPLICYDTLFPSYVAEEARQDADLLLTLSNDSWFAGTRGPGLHLTHAIFRSIETRRPQVRVTNSGVSALIDASGEVLTDIGDDQRGARVMRVPSAQVRPSLALVWGNWLGPVALVLAVLLLVGAALGGRGTRL
- a CDS encoding SGNH/GDSL hydrolase family protein; amino-acid sequence: MSFRRNGLSLAAVVAAGAVSGSAMASTINQNTSWTIDRSTSTTKYRIVAYGDSIYAGYNGGLTSVARRAAPVVQGEYLAKIWNTDMEVIRRTKSGARADDIYNNKIVSERSYMQAANTRVVMFEMCGNDYLQARSAFSDQTGTCNYSGLEAALAACTTYTERAMQAINQYATTAKVKIVSNIYYPGFDADNVQTGCKDAGTGASINKQVKFLPLLVRSNWRTCNLADKYGFKCADSFAEMMAADYDSNGDGQVDSEALRYVSGETEDAYVARITGALRGTLRDANTHFVSSSTSYDYIQSDNTHPTYFGTTIGVNIFSGSGSGTGAPQFTDGQVVNGKNPEWNKTGHERMGWEGTRFNPSTP
- a CDS encoding chloride channel protein, with product MRWTGSARVLAQWLVLGAVVGVVCGVASAGFLWLLEEATRLRVSNPALVYALPLAGWVLGAVYAKWGGPVRGGNNLVLDTVHTGDAQVPLRMAPMVLVGTVLTHLFGGSAGREGTAVQMGGSLADWIAHRFRVGPDLRRELLAAGIAGGFGSVFGTPVAGAVFGLEVVVVGRLGYEALLPALVASVVGDLVTRGLGIHHTVYPVPGALPLTVPVVGKWLVFAVGVAVVAVLFVEGMHRLKGVLERRVPWLPLRMAMGGTAVVLLWLWVGTDAYLGLGVPGILRAFQDPALPVSAFAWKLVFTVVTLGAGFLGGEVTPLFFMGASLGNVLARGLGLPVDLGAAVGMAALFAAAANTPLALSIMAVELVGAGVLPHVMIVATVAYLLTGHRGIYPAQRIGRSKHGGPLLARWVPLREMEEAREKPGPRGSVGPENHGSG